A section of the Candidatus Margulisiibacteriota bacterium genome encodes:
- a CDS encoding sigma 54-interacting transcriptional regulator, protein MTQTKPAVLVVDDESSIRESFSLILSDDYSVFLAATGEAAVKKAADQNIDIVFLDIRMPGMDGIETLKRLKDINSSMEVVMVTAVNDVAQASQAMLLGANNYIVKPFDVDQIIRMTKGLIKKRRNKEEFRQIMARSKSLEVSGLVGTSLRAKKASQVVESLALSDGPVLIVGSSGTEKELAARLIHAKSSRKTFPFIKFDVPSGADASHLYTILFGSSKGAFVDALSSGKGLFEKASGGTLFINNLQNLPKSVQEDLLSTIKGKKSRKLGAAAVSGHDTRIIFACSRDLKAFIGEGILIPGLDIFATEEIISLADLNERPSDISALSSQLIEECAALSCLDNKAISENAISCLQNYGWPGNYIQLRNVLCGALLRSASGELATLDLPLSVLCQGTSLHGQKDKASLSFDSLTEKFEKDFIFRVLKRSDFDLDSASDLLGMTKASLSSKIETLEIK, encoded by the coding sequence ATGACACAGACAAAGCCTGCTGTTCTAGTTGTGGACGACGAATCCAGCATCAGGGAATCCTTTTCGCTGATACTATCTGACGACTATTCGGTCTTTCTTGCGGCAACCGGAGAGGCTGCCGTAAAAAAGGCCGCCGATCAGAACATCGACATCGTGTTCCTGGACATAAGAATGCCAGGAATGGACGGGATAGAAACCCTAAAAAGGCTAAAAGATATCAACTCCTCCATGGAAGTGGTCATGGTGACAGCCGTAAACGATGTGGCGCAGGCAAGCCAGGCGATGCTGCTGGGAGCAAATAATTATATAGTAAAGCCTTTTGATGTGGATCAGATAATAAGGATGACCAAAGGCCTGATCAAGAAAAGAAGGAACAAAGAGGAGTTTAGGCAGATCATGGCCCGATCCAAGAGCCTTGAAGTCAGCGGGCTTGTCGGGACAAGCTTACGGGCAAAAAAAGCTTCTCAGGTGGTCGAGTCCCTTGCCTTAAGCGACGGACCTGTTCTGATAGTCGGCAGCAGCGGTACAGAAAAAGAGCTCGCCGCCCGTCTTATACACGCAAAAAGCTCAAGAAAGACCTTCCCTTTTATCAAGTTCGATGTCCCGTCGGGCGCAGATGCTTCGCATCTCTACACCATTTTGTTCGGGTCTTCAAAGGGAGCCTTTGTTGATGCTCTCAGCAGCGGCAAGGGTCTTTTCGAAAAAGCCTCGGGAGGCACTCTTTTCATAAACAACCTGCAGAACTTGCCAAAAAGCGTTCAGGAAGACCTTCTTTCGACCATCAAGGGAAAAAAATCCCGCAAGCTGGGAGCAGCAGCGGTATCCGGCCACGACACAAGGATAATATTTGCCTGCAGCAGAGACCTTAAGGCCTTTATAGGCGAAGGTATCCTTATCCCGGGCCTTGATATCTTTGCCACTGAAGAAATAATATCGCTCGCAGACCTCAACGAAAGGCCCTCTGACATATCCGCTCTCTCGTCCCAGTTGATCGAGGAGTGCGCCGCTTTGTCCTGCCTGGACAATAAAGCTATTTCCGAAAACGCTATATCCTGTCTTCAGAATTACGGATGGCCAGGCAATTACATCCAGTTAAGGAACGTTCTCTGCGGCGCCCTGCTCAGGTCCGCCTCCGGAGAGCTCGCCACTCTGGACCTGCCTCTTTCGGTCCTGTGCCAGGGGACTTCTTTACACGGACAAAAGGATAAAGCATCTTTGTCTTTCGACTCACTGACGGAAAAGTTCGAGAAGGATTTCATTTTCAGGGTCCTTAAGAGGTCGGATTTTGATCTTGACAGCGCCTCGGACCTTCTGGGGATGACCAAAGCCTCGCTTTCTTCAAAGATCGAGACGCTGGAAATTAAGTAG
- a CDS encoding arginine decarboxylase, pyruvoyl-dependent — protein sequence MSVILPNRIFLTKGVGRHKEKLASFEMALRDAGIQAVNYVQVSSIFPPGCKLISKEHGLKMIKPGQITFIVMSRNQTDEPHRLISASVGLSLPSDTASYGYLSEHHGHGLTDEECGDYAEDIAAQMLATTLGVSFDENSSWDERQEQWKVSDKIVKTTHITQSAIGQRDGWTTVLAAAVLLENGES from the coding sequence ATGTCTGTAATACTTCCTAACAGGATTTTTTTGACGAAGGGCGTGGGACGCCACAAAGAAAAACTCGCGAGTTTTGAGATGGCGCTCCGCGACGCGGGCATACAGGCGGTCAACTATGTGCAGGTTTCAAGCATTTTCCCCCCGGGATGCAAACTGATCTCAAAGGAGCACGGGCTCAAGATGATCAAGCCGGGGCAGATCACTTTTATCGTCATGTCCAGGAACCAGACTGATGAACCTCACCGCCTTATTTCGGCTTCTGTCGGGCTTTCCCTTCCTTCCGATACCGCCTCATACGGATACCTAAGCGAACATCACGGGCACGGCCTGACTGATGAGGAATGCGGGGATTATGCCGAAGATATTGCAGCGCAGATGCTTGCCACTACTTTAGGTGTGTCTTTTGACGAGAATTCCAGCTGGGACGAGAGGCAGGAGCAGTGGAAGGTGTCGGATAAGATAGTTAAGACCACCCATATCACTCAGAGCGCCATCGGCCAGCGCGACGGCTGGACCACAGTGCTTGCCGCCGCAGTGCTGCTTGAGAACGGAGAATCCTAA
- the rpoN gene encoding RNA polymerase factor sigma-54 → MGPMLGQSLGQDLQLSISMMLSPRMMQMLKVLNSSYTQLIENIRTEAEENPLIEVEKNDRLLDYLRYSSKSPYRDAFEKGGAEKKDLEEYFSRYKNMDEYLLSQLSVENLTAKQEEIAKSLIASLDDNGYLSDYEKKKELIKADLEADDKEIEQVLEIVQSLEPEGIAARDLKECLSIQARRYSFEDEQLEKVIVDAIEGHLEALAGKDHSSVSKALGIPVSGVQSIAEFIKNNLTPYPGACFARTSAPAVPSFCVKAVKGSPKIENLEKTLGPRISINQKYLKMLDDPKTDEKTAEFIKAKLQKAKELLENLEKRGNTLEKVVETVVQKQFGYLCGKDKAPCPLSQKELASLLGLHPSTISRSVAEKFIETPKGVLKLKSLFPKEVAPLFTAEKIKEVIRSLISEEEKEYPLTDMQIRKALLGKGIEIDRRTVADYRLELGIGSAKQRGTCSE, encoded by the coding sequence ATGGGGCCTATGCTCGGCCAGAGTCTTGGACAGGATCTGCAGCTTTCGATATCGATGATGCTGAGCCCGCGCATGATGCAGATGCTCAAGGTCCTCAACTCTTCTTACACGCAGCTCATCGAAAACATCCGCACGGAAGCCGAAGAAAACCCTCTCATTGAGGTGGAAAAGAACGACCGGCTTCTGGATTATCTCAGATATTCTTCTAAATCTCCCTACCGCGACGCTTTTGAAAAAGGAGGGGCAGAAAAAAAGGACCTCGAGGAATACTTTTCCAGGTACAAGAACATGGACGAATACTTATTGTCCCAACTTTCTGTTGAGAACCTTACCGCAAAGCAGGAAGAGATCGCAAAAAGCCTGATCGCCTCTCTGGATGACAACGGCTATCTTTCGGACTACGAAAAAAAGAAAGAGCTCATTAAAGCGGACCTTGAAGCGGACGATAAAGAGATCGAGCAGGTCCTTGAAATTGTGCAGTCCCTTGAGCCCGAAGGGATAGCCGCCAGAGACCTTAAGGAATGCCTGTCCATCCAGGCAAGGCGCTACAGTTTTGAGGACGAACAGCTGGAAAAGGTGATCGTGGACGCTATAGAGGGACATCTTGAAGCCCTGGCAGGCAAGGATCACTCTTCCGTTTCAAAGGCGCTTGGGATCCCTGTCTCGGGAGTGCAAAGCATAGCGGAATTCATAAAGAACAATCTGACCCCGTATCCCGGCGCCTGCTTTGCAAGGACAAGCGCTCCGGCAGTGCCGTCCTTTTGCGTCAAGGCGGTAAAAGGCTCCCCAAAAATTGAGAACCTGGAAAAGACGCTGGGACCGCGCATCAGCATCAACCAAAAATATCTTAAAATGCTTGACGACCCTAAGACCGATGAAAAAACGGCCGAATTCATCAAGGCCAAACTTCAAAAAGCAAAAGAACTGCTGGAAAACCTTGAAAAAAGAGGCAACACGCTGGAAAAGGTAGTAGAAACCGTTGTGCAAAAACAATTCGGCTATCTGTGCGGAAAGGACAAGGCCCCTTGCCCCCTTTCCCAGAAAGAGCTGGCGTCATTATTGGGGCTGCATCCTTCTACCATCAGCCGCTCGGTGGCGGAAAAATTCATAGAGACCCCGAAAGGCGTGCTTAAGCTCAAGTCCCTTTTCCCAAAAGAAGTTGCGCCTCTTTTTACCGCAGAAAAGATAAAAGAAGTGATACGGAGCCTGATCAGTGAAGAAGAAAAAGAGTATCCCCTGACCGACATGCAGATAAGGAAAGCGCTGCTCGGCAAAGGGATAGAAATAGACAGGAGAACTGTGGCCGATTACAGGCTGGAGCTCGGTATTGGAAGCGCAAAACAAAGGGGGACTTGCAGTGAATAA
- a CDS encoding sigma-54 dependent transcriptional regulator: protein MNKAGVLIVDDENSLRSAIKMGLDKKYRVFEASSGSLALEKVLKEEIDVVLLDIRLPDTTGIELIEKIRSLNKDANIIMLTADNTVRTAVKTMKLGAYDYLTKPFDMEDLNFAISKALEKKLLDGARTDLSPQSFRESRKLLGSSKQMRGLLELIEQVAKSDSTVLISGQTGTGKELVARAVHQSSKRAKMPFVPVNCAGIPENLLESELFGHERGAFTGALERHTGKFELASGGTLFLDEVSSLPMMMQGKLLRSIQERSIERVGGEKQIQVDLRLIAATNSDLKKAVEAGSFREDLYYRLNVIPVSVPPLKEREGDIEELCLHFIKKFNRVFKKNLKGLSPKALQLLKSHDWPGNIRELENLMERLVVLGKGPLIEERDLPFEISKDTTSMSLGQMENLSFKEATARFESELIEKAIRQSGGKKALAAQKLGIHRNTLSKLEQKLKKK, encoded by the coding sequence GTGAATAAGGCCGGGGTCCTGATAGTGGATGACGAGAACAGCCTAAGGAGCGCCATAAAAATGGGGCTTGACAAAAAGTACCGCGTCTTCGAAGCCTCAAGCGGCTCTCTGGCGCTTGAAAAAGTGCTTAAGGAAGAGATAGATGTGGTGCTGCTGGACATAAGGCTGCCGGACACGACCGGTATCGAACTGATAGAAAAGATCAGATCGCTCAATAAAGACGCGAACATAATAATGCTTACCGCTGACAACACCGTAAGGACAGCGGTAAAGACCATGAAACTGGGAGCCTACGACTATCTTACCAAGCCCTTTGACATGGAAGACCTTAATTTTGCCATCAGCAAGGCGCTCGAAAAAAAGCTGCTCGACGGCGCGCGAACAGACCTGTCGCCTCAGTCCTTCAGGGAAAGCAGGAAACTGCTGGGCAGCAGCAAACAGATGAGAGGTCTTCTTGAACTCATAGAACAGGTTGCAAAAAGCGATTCAACCGTCCTTATAAGCGGCCAAACCGGCACAGGCAAAGAGCTGGTGGCAAGAGCCGTTCATCAGAGCTCAAAAAGGGCAAAAATGCCTTTTGTCCCTGTAAACTGCGCGGGGATACCGGAAAATCTTCTCGAATCCGAGCTCTTCGGGCACGAACGGGGCGCTTTTACCGGAGCCCTGGAGAGGCACACCGGAAAATTCGAACTTGCTTCCGGAGGAACGCTTTTCCTGGACGAGGTCTCTAGCCTTCCGATGATGATGCAGGGCAAATTGCTGCGCTCGATACAGGAAAGATCGATCGAAAGGGTCGGAGGGGAAAAACAGATACAAGTGGACCTGCGCCTGATCGCCGCCACCAATTCGGACCTGAAAAAAGCGGTCGAAGCCGGGTCCTTCAGGGAGGACCTCTACTACCGGCTCAATGTGATACCGGTATCGGTCCCCCCTCTTAAAGAAAGAGAAGGGGATATTGAAGAGCTCTGTCTCCATTTCATAAAAAAATTCAACCGCGTTTTTAAAAAGAACTTAAAAGGACTGAGCCCCAAAGCGCTCCAGCTTCTCAAGTCGCACGACTGGCCCGGCAACATAAGGGAACTGGAAAACCTCATGGAAAGGCTTGTAGTACTGGGAAAAGGCCCCTTGATAGAAGAGCGGGACCTGCCGTTCGAGATCTCAAAGGACACTACTTCCATGTCGCTGGGCCAGATGGAGAACCTGTCTTTTAAGGAAGCCACGGCCAGATTTGAGAGCGAACTCATAGAAAAAGCCATACGGCAAAGCGGCGGCAAAAAAGCGCTTGCCGCGCAAAAACTCGGCATCCACCGCAACACCCTTTCCAAGCTTGAACAAAAACTGAAAAAGAAGTAG
- a CDS encoding TolC family protein, giving the protein MKKLCSILALVLFLAPCQAAPLTLEKCLEIAGKYNPQIITAKEKIGIASAKMGQAGSALLPQITGNLSSGKNFTKPMTVTLPPSMGGGTFSTTPNEPSDVMSYSGTVSQLLFSGGQIMQAVSAAKVGYDISLQEYKKTKNDVEYNVISSYFDVLKAKKTVSIVEETKNYLARYVRQTELFNRSGLASSADVLRARAELANSMVSKISAQTGLEAAKLVLAANLGTDQGSDFDVAELEGPYYRDRELTSKEILDSAFKNRPEWLSFKMGLKVASDAIIYSYGSYLPVVMYQYSAGMNSTKYKQAGLNFDLDNWRSMIVASWSPFDGFRTANVIREAYAALNTAKAQEQTLKDVITLEVKTSLLTLTGNRERVKAAEIARDLAKKALRLSELGYKANTTSNLSYLEALLANFRAENSLWNSIYDLEISKARVNKTTGERFF; this is encoded by the coding sequence ATGAAAAAGCTCTGCTCCATACTGGCACTAGTTCTATTTTTAGCTCCCTGCCAAGCGGCGCCTCTTACGCTTGAGAAGTGCCTTGAAATAGCAGGAAAATACAATCCGCAGATAATCACGGCAAAGGAAAAGATCGGCATTGCTTCCGCCAAGATGGGCCAGGCGGGATCTGCGCTTTTACCTCAGATCACGGGGAACCTGTCTTCAGGAAAGAACTTCACCAAACCCATGACGGTCACCCTGCCTCCTTCCATGGGAGGCGGCACCTTTTCCACGACCCCCAACGAACCCTCGGATGTGATGTCCTACAGCGGAACCGTATCCCAGCTGCTGTTCTCCGGCGGGCAGATAATGCAGGCCGTCAGCGCAGCAAAAGTAGGCTATGACATCTCTCTGCAGGAATACAAAAAGACAAAGAACGATGTGGAATACAATGTTATTTCCTCTTATTTTGATGTTCTTAAGGCAAAAAAAACGGTTTCGATCGTAGAAGAAACGAAGAATTATCTTGCCAGGTATGTGCGGCAGACGGAGCTTTTTAACAGGTCCGGCCTGGCATCAAGCGCGGATGTTCTCAGAGCACGCGCAGAGCTTGCAAATTCTATGGTATCTAAGATCTCCGCACAAACCGGGCTTGAGGCGGCAAAACTTGTCCTGGCGGCCAATCTGGGGACGGACCAGGGCTCGGATTTTGATGTCGCAGAACTTGAGGGCCCGTATTATAGAGACAGGGAGCTTACCTCCAAAGAGATCCTGGACAGCGCTTTTAAGAACCGGCCGGAGTGGCTGTCCTTTAAGATGGGGCTTAAGGTAGCCAGCGATGCCATAATATATTCTTACGGAAGTTATCTTCCCGTTGTCATGTACCAGTATTCCGCCGGCATGAATTCCACAAAGTACAAGCAGGCAGGATTGAATTTTGACCTGGACAACTGGAGGTCCATGATAGTTGCCTCCTGGAGCCCGTTCGACGGTTTTAGGACGGCGAATGTGATAAGGGAAGCCTATGCCGCGCTCAATACCGCCAAGGCCCAGGAACAAACCCTCAAGGATGTCATCACTCTTGAGGTAAAAACCTCTCTGCTTACCCTGACGGGGAACAGGGAAAGGGTAAAAGCGGCCGAGATAGCAAGGGACCTGGCAAAAAAAGCCCTTCGGCTCTCGGAACTCGGCTACAAGGCCAATACAACATCCAACCTGTCCTATCTTGAGGCTCTCCTTGCCAATTTTAGGGCAGAAAACTCTTTGTGGAACAGCATTTACGACCTGGAAATCTCAAAAGCGCGGGTTAACAAGACCACGGGGGAAAGGTTCTTTTAG
- a CDS encoding PG0541 family transporter-associated protein, whose amino-acid sequence MKALLIIFAPAIECEVMGCLEKAQVKKYTRLPYLQGVGGHSEPRLDTQVWPGSNSALLVVSENASCDKLANLLKPLKQQELEEGLKVFAFPVEEII is encoded by the coding sequence ATGAAAGCCCTTTTGATAATCTTTGCCCCTGCTATCGAGTGCGAAGTGATGGGGTGCCTTGAAAAGGCACAAGTAAAAAAATATACCAGGCTGCCCTATCTGCAGGGCGTGGGAGGACACTCCGAACCCCGCCTGGACACCCAGGTCTGGCCGGGCTCCAACAGCGCTCTTCTGGTGGTATCAGAAAACGCATCCTGCGACAAACTCGCCAACCTGCTAAAGCCCCTGAAACAACAGGAGCTGGAGGAAGGGCTTAAGGTCTTTGCCTTTCCGGTGGAGGAGATAATATGA
- a CDS encoding efflux RND transporter permease subunit, which translates to MIKNFVTKPLFTLSIFVIVAILGLFSYSRLPLDLLPDISIPTLTVITPYPGAGPADIETTVSKVIEDAVATVPNIDKITSDSIENLSTVTISFKWGSDLDSASADVRDKMDLARSKLPRDVQPSTIFKFDLSQIPVLVMGISAEESYTSLYEIADKKISPALKKIQGVGTVNILGGLKRQINVEVDRARLEAYKLSMPQVNAALAGANLSIPAGNIKTEQIQYGIRLPNEFTKVSQIEKIVAGSYNGRDIYLSDIAAVSDSFAEPESSTEVNGRPGIMLQIQKQSGANTVQVVEACKKEFENLKNELPEDVEIVYIRDNAESIVQQLSELGMTLVWAFLFVMLTVLLFLRNTRGSLIISASIPFSLIAAVIYMFVVGNTINIISLASIIISIGVVVDDAIVVLENIYRHRDKKREAPKEASIYGTGEVAGAVLAATTTNLVIFLPLLLVSGFIGIFFRQLAMISIVIISMSYVTAVSLTPMLCSRLLEVKKDKKSSGGFFEDLFNKSEKTFLAIEDNYKRLLGWALNKKGKIIAACAAIFFLSLPLFYFTGVEFFPDEDDGFFSATVSLPPGVKLEQTYKAMKKIEDRIKKEMPEMQYVLVSAGSSQSMAFGTKSGPNYGRVFVKVIPLNKRKRNEKQLQRQVVDIGLSIPGVKSVDFDSTGANSLSGSTKPITVELYGSDFEALDPFAETLLEKVSLIPGVVDPSVSREKSNPEYSVVVDRDKASDLGLSVAEIGSYARSYLYGTIATKYREGSDEYDIFSRFREKDRKFLSDIKNVPITTRLGKKVTLGNLAKIELKSGPQVIQRKNQQRIVKVGADNFGRSLGDITGDINRLLQRLPAPQGISVKIAGSSQDISDSFKSLFTALLLGICLIYLVMVAQFESFLKPFFIMFSIPFAIIGVVWALFLTGNPFGVMPFIGLILVTGISVKNTIVLVDYINILQERGKEIKEAVLEAGRTRLRPILMTSLTTALGLMPIIFGTGEGSGFWKTMAISVVGGLSVSLVISLIFVPTLYYMSEKGRAERSLCGKEER; encoded by the coding sequence ATACCGACACTGACCGTGATAACCCCCTACCCCGGCGCCGGGCCGGCCGACATAGAAACGACCGTGTCAAAGGTCATCGAGGACGCGGTCGCAACTGTGCCCAATATAGACAAGATCACTTCTGACAGCATTGAAAACCTCTCTACCGTGACCATTTCTTTCAAATGGGGTTCGGACCTTGACAGCGCCTCCGCCGATGTCAGGGACAAGATGGACCTGGCCAGGTCCAAACTGCCCAGGGATGTCCAGCCGTCCACGATCTTCAAATTTGACCTGTCGCAGATCCCTGTCCTGGTAATGGGGATCTCCGCCGAGGAGTCCTACACATCGCTTTACGAGATAGCGGACAAAAAGATCTCCCCCGCCCTTAAAAAGATACAGGGAGTGGGCACCGTCAACATCCTTGGCGGGTTAAAGAGACAGATCAATGTTGAGGTTGACAGGGCGCGCCTGGAAGCCTACAAGCTGTCAATGCCGCAGGTTAACGCCGCTCTTGCAGGCGCCAACCTCTCCATACCCGCGGGCAATATCAAGACCGAGCAGATACAGTACGGCATAAGGCTGCCTAACGAATTCACTAAAGTATCCCAGATAGAAAAGATCGTGGCAGGCTCTTACAACGGACGGGACATCTATCTTTCCGACATCGCAGCAGTATCCGATTCCTTTGCCGAGCCAGAGAGTTCAACCGAGGTCAACGGCAGGCCGGGCATAATGCTCCAGATACAGAAGCAATCAGGGGCTAACACGGTGCAAGTAGTGGAGGCCTGTAAAAAAGAGTTCGAGAACCTGAAAAATGAGCTTCCGGAGGATGTTGAGATAGTCTATATAAGGGACAACGCTGAGTCCATAGTCCAGCAATTAAGCGAGCTGGGAATGACCCTGGTCTGGGCGTTCCTTTTTGTGATGCTGACGGTCCTTCTGTTCCTGCGCAATACCAGGGGTTCCCTGATAATCTCGGCCTCCATACCGTTCTCTCTGATAGCCGCGGTTATTTACATGTTTGTGGTTGGGAACACCATCAACATCATTTCGCTGGCTTCTATAATCATCTCCATCGGCGTTGTCGTGGACGACGCGATAGTGGTGCTTGAGAACATCTACCGCCACAGGGACAAAAAAAGAGAGGCTCCTAAAGAAGCCTCTATCTATGGAACAGGCGAGGTGGCGGGAGCCGTACTTGCGGCAACTACCACTAACCTTGTCATCTTCTTGCCGCTCCTTCTTGTATCGGGCTTTATCGGCATTTTCTTCAGACAGTTGGCAATGATAAGCATTGTTATAATCTCAATGTCGTATGTGACAGCGGTCTCCCTAACCCCGATGCTCTGCTCCAGGCTTCTGGAGGTAAAAAAGGACAAAAAGTCCTCCGGCGGGTTTTTTGAAGACCTTTTCAACAAGAGCGAAAAGACTTTCCTTGCCATAGAAGATAATTACAAGAGGCTGCTTGGCTGGGCGCTTAATAAAAAGGGCAAGATCATCGCTGCCTGCGCCGCCATCTTTTTCCTCAGCCTGCCGCTGTTTTATTTTACCGGAGTGGAATTCTTTCCTGACGAGGACGACGGGTTCTTTTCCGCCACGGTTTCCCTGCCTCCCGGGGTAAAACTGGAACAGACCTATAAGGCCATGAAAAAGATCGAGGACAGGATCAAAAAAGAAATGCCCGAGATGCAGTATGTCCTTGTCAGTGCCGGTTCCAGCCAGTCGATGGCCTTCGGCACAAAATCGGGGCCTAATTACGGAAGGGTCTTCGTAAAAGTTATCCCGCTTAACAAAAGGAAAAGGAACGAGAAGCAGCTGCAGAGGCAGGTGGTTGACATCGGGCTTTCCATCCCGGGAGTTAAGTCCGTGGATTTTGATTCCACCGGAGCAAATTCCCTTTCTGGGAGCACAAAGCCGATAACTGTCGAACTGTACGGATCCGATTTCGAAGCCCTTGATCCTTTTGCCGAGACCCTGTTGGAAAAAGTGTCGCTTATTCCGGGGGTGGTAGATCCTTCCGTTTCAAGAGAAAAGTCTAATCCGGAGTATTCTGTGGTCGTGGACAGGGACAAGGCCTCGGACCTGGGGCTAAGCGTTGCAGAGATCGGCTCTTACGCAAGAAGCTATTTGTACGGAACCATTGCCACAAAGTACAGAGAAGGCTCGGACGAATACGATATCTTCTCGCGCTTCAGGGAAAAGGACCGCAAATTTCTTTCGGACATTAAGAACGTCCCGATAACCACCCGGCTGGGCAAAAAGGTAACTTTGGGGAATCTGGCAAAGATAGAGCTCAAAAGCGGTCCCCAGGTCATACAGAGAAAGAACCAGCAAAGGATAGTGAAGGTGGGAGCCGACAACTTCGGCAGGTCGCTCGGGGATATAACGGGAGATATAAACAGGCTCCTGCAAAGGCTTCCCGCGCCGCAGGGCATCAGCGTCAAGATAGCCGGCAGTTCGCAGGACATAAGCGACAGCTTCAAAAGCCTTTTCACCGCCCTTCTTCTGGGCATCTGCCTCATCTATCTTGTGATGGTGGCCCAGTTCGAGTCCTTTCTGAAGCCGTTCTTCATCATGTTCTCAATACCTTTTGCCATCATAGGGGTGGTGTGGGCCCTGTTCCTCACGGGGAATCCCTTTGGCGTGATGCCGTTCATAGGCTTGATCCTTGTAACCGGCATATCAGTAAAGAACACCATAGTGCTGGTGGATTATATAAATATACTCCAGGAACGCGGAAAGGAAATAAAAGAGGCCGTGCTTGAAGCCGGAAGGACCAGGCTGCGGCCTATACTAATGACCTCCTTAACCACCGCTCTTGGGCTTATGCCGATCATTTTCGGCACCGGCGAGGGCTCCGGGTTCTGGAAGACCATGGCAATATCAGTCGTAGGAGGATTATCGGTGTCCCTTGTCATAAGCCTTATATTTGTCCCGACACTTTATTATATGTCAGAAAAAGGAAGGGCAGAGCGGTCCCTCTGCGGAAAGGAAGAAAGATGA